Within Acidobacteriota bacterium, the genomic segment CAGTATTCACCAGCACCTCTTCCACCCGACCGGAAGCGGTGACCGAGAGGTTGGACACTCCGCCCCGGCGCACCAGGATCCCCTCGCCGCCGGCGAGGGTGGGAATGGAACCGAACCAGGCCCAGAAGAGGGCCGCGGAGAGCAGCAGTCCGACGCCGCCCAGGGCCAGCCAGCCCGAGGGCCGGGTGACCTGCATCAGCTGGTCCAGCTGTTCCGGGGAGGAAAGGCGCTCGAGGGCGACCTTGCGGAAGATGCGGCTCATGGACTGGAAGCTCCTGCCAGCACCGATTCTTGGTTCTCCGGCAGCGTCAGCACCGCCTGCACCGGCACCCGCAGGGTTGCCTCTTCGGCTACGTTCTGTCGTACCTCCACCAGCGTGCCGGTCTGGAAGCGCAGATCGAGCACCGCCAGGGCGAGGGCAAAGCGGGCCTGGATCTCCTGGCGTCGGATGCTGGTCAATCGATCCCGCTGACCGATGACGTCGATGAGGGTCGAGCTTCCTGCCTTCAGCTTCTTCTCCTCATTGCTCACCGCCTGCTCGAAGAGGGCGACGCCCCGGGCGGCCTTGGCCACCTGGACGGCGCTACGGTCCACCGCGTCCAGCGCCTTGCGCACTCCGGCGATGACGTCGTCGCGGACCAGGTCCAGCTGCAAGGCCTGCTGCCGGCGCGCCGAGGTGCTCTGGATCAGCCGTCCGCGGGCAGCGCGGCGAAGCCACGGCCAGCTCAGGCCGATGCCCAGAGTGGCGCTGAAC encodes:
- a CDS encoding NHLP bacteriocin system secretion protein, with product MSRIFRKVALERLSSPEQLDQLMQVTRPSGWLALGGVGLLLSAALFWAWFGSIPTLAGGEGILVRRGGVSNLSVTASGRVEEVLVNTGQLVEAGKPVLTLQQEPLLRQIEDTEERRRSLAAELEELREYAREQRRLTGSNQAQQRANLERSLATNRKEVELLEERLEA